A window of [Clostridium] innocuum genomic DNA:
GTCACCTCTATGATTTGGAGATGCAGGTATCCGGGTATACGAAGGAGGAACAGCTGCGTTTTCAGCAGTATGGCTACCGCCTGGTCGGAAGACAGTTGAAGCAGGGGGATGATTACACAAAGCTGAAGCCGTTTTATCAGATTATTTTCATAGGAGCCCAACGGTACACTGCATCGCGCGATTGTGTTTTTACCGATGATCAGGCAGCGTGTAAAGGAGGTTGGAGGCATAGAGAACCTGACGGAGTTTGAAACCTTCTGCTATGTACTTGCATATAATCCGGGTGATGCTATACTAAACATGAAGAGAAGGATGGTGAATGTGGCTATGGAAAAATATAATGAGATGCGCGAGGATGGCTCATTATTCAGCTGGGCGGAATCCATTGAATTTGCAGAGCGAGCAGTACAGGCCAATTTGAGAGAGCAGACAGCAGAGGCTGAAAGGCTCGGACTTGAGAAGGGGTTTCAGAAAGGGCTTGAACAGGGCATTGAAAAAGGTATCGTGAAAGGTTTGGAAAAAGGCATCGAAAAAGGTATCGAAAAAGGAATGGAAAAGGGTCTGGAAAAAGGGAAAAGAGCATTGTTGAAATCACAAATAGCACACAAATACGGCAAGGAGGATGACTGGATAAATACACTGCCAGATCATCAGGTTGAGGATGCAATTCTTCATATTCTGGAATGTGATACATATGATGCTTTGAAAGACAGGCTGAAGGGTAAAGAAGTGAAATAAGTATACACATCGAGCTGATAGGAAAATCTGGAGCATAACAAACGTAAGGGAGCGATAGTAATCGATCAGCTTCCTTTTTATATTGCAGGGCATGGAAAAGAACAGCTGCTTTTACAGCCGGTTCATTCTTACTTCAGGATGTATGTTCAACTTCTATTGATCAATACAATCGTGTTGCGTCTGTATGCTTTAAAGCTACCTGCAATTGAACAGGAACCTTACAAACGGATACGTTTCTGTATAGAAATAACACTTTCGCAAAAAAAGCGATATAGAAATGAAAACGGTATCTTTTTTCATTTACGGATGGGGATTCTCATGTTATAATGCTTTTGCAGTGGTATATACCACTAAGGAGGACGAGATGAAGAAAGATCTTGTGAAAATCGTGACGATAGGAGGCGGCTCCTCTTATACGCCCGAGCTTGTCGAAGGATTTATTCGACGTTACGACGAATTGCCGGTCGGTGAATTATGGCTGGTTGATATCGAAGAAGGACGAGAAAAGCTGGAAATCGTCGGTGCTCTCGCTCAGCGCATGGTGAAAAAGGCAGGATTGCCGATGAAGGTGATTCTTTCCTATGATCGAAGAGAAGCATTAAAGGATGCGGATTTTGTGACTACACAAATGCGTATCGGTCGTTTACCGGCACGTGTTCTGGATGAACGGATTCCCTTATCCCACGGGATGATTGGACAGGAAACCAACGGGGCCGGGGGAATGTTTAAAGCATTCCGTACGATTCCGGTCATACTGGATATTGTAAAGGATATGCAGGAGCTTTGTCCGAATGCATGGATGATTAACTTTACAAATCCGGCAGGTATGGTTACGGAAGCTGTTCTGCGTTATACGGATTTCAAAAAAGTGATCGGATTGTGCAATGTCCCTGTCAATATGGTTGCCGGTATCGCCAATATCCTCGGGGTAGAGGAACATCGTGTGACCATGCAGCTGCAGGGAGTGAATCACCATATCTTTGCGACAGATGTGTTTCTTGACGGCATGAGTGTGATGGATGAGGTTGTAGAGCGCTATGCGAATGTAAAGCCGGAGGATGTTCTGGCAATGAAAAACTTCATATCCCTGCCATATTCCCCTGCCTTTATCCGCGGGTTGCATGCAATACCATGCCCATATCATAATTACTATTTTTTCACAAAGGAACAGCTGGAGGAAGAACAGGAACAATTCGCAAAGGGCAATGTGCGCGGTGAGGTCGTTTCCCGTGTGGAAGAGGAGCTGTTTGAACTGTATAAGGATGAGCAGCTGGATGTCAAACCAAAGCAGCTGGAGATGCGCGGGGGTGCAAAATACAGCGATGCGGCATGCAATCTGATTGCGTCCATCTATACGGATAAGCGTGATATCCAATATGTGGATGTACAGAATAACGGCTGTATCAGTGATCTGCCGGATGATAGCGCTGTTGAGGTTGCGTGCATGATTACTGCGGATGGGCCTAAGCCGCTGGCTACCGGGGAAATGAAGCCGACGATTTCCGGAACGATTCATATGATCAAGGCATTTGAGCGTATGGTTGTTGAGGCTGCGGTTACAGGAAACCGCGATTTGGCAGTAACGGCATTGAATATGAACCCATTGTGTCCAAGTGATCATCTGGCAAATATCGTAGTAGACGAGCTGATTGAGGCGCATAAGGAATATCTGCCTCAGTTTCGTGGGAAGTAGCCATGAGACTGCAGGGGAAGGATATTTATGTTCGCAATCAGACCGCGAGCAGAATTACGGATCTATGCTTTCTGTATCCGGGGGGAACCGCACCGCATACCGTAAAGAAGATTCCACCGCATCAGCACCAGCTGGAATTTATTTATGATTTCAGCATAGCAGGCGCAAAGGATCTGGCATTTTATTTTCTTGATGATGAGGATACGAAGTTCATTTTTCATAAGGAGCTTGATGCTGAACATCAGAATCAGCCGTTGTATGTTTACATAACCATACAGGATGGCAGACGCTGTGTGCGAAGGGATCCTCATGGTAAGGAATTGTATCAGGAATAAGGTGAGTACCTGAAAGCTAAACGAAAAGAACACGTATCTGTTTCGGAGTTCTTTCTCGACTGTGGGTAAACATAAAACAGGGAGAATGCAACACGATTGTATTTATCAATAGAAGTTGAATTCTCTCTGTTTGCAGACACCCTAAAGTAAGAAAGAACCTGATTTCGGTAGACGTGTTCTTTTTAGTGGATGAAAAGCATATCGGTTACATGGAATGGCACAGAAACGGTGGATATCATATATGCTGCCGGAAGAGGCACTGCAGAGCCTGTGCAGGAAGGTAGCAGGCAGAGCAACTAGCCTGTAAGCCTTTGTTTATCATGTTAGTTAAGATTTAAAACTCCGGCCTTTGAAAAGGCAAGGTATGACCTTTTCTACATATGGAAACTACGAAATGTTTAGATTCCCTAGCCTCCAGAGGTGTCATAAATAGATTATGATACAGGGGGGAGAAAAGAGTGATATGCAATAAAACAAAAGATATCCTCTTTATAATGCAGTATGAATCTGCCTTGTGACAATACTTTTGTATGTCTGCATTTTCCATAAGGAATGCAGTTCATGGGCTGTTTCCAATGTTCAAAAGGCTTACAGCCTGCTTTAGCCAGATGCTGTGACCTGCGAATTTTGGCTATCGAAATATTCATAGCTTATTTACTGAATCTGTTCCTGCGGCTGAAAGAGCTGTTGACAGTATACAAATAAAGCGACATAGTCATTGGAAAGCATATTTCAAGCAGTGTCGATACACCGCCATTTAACAGATAAAGCAAAAGCTCGAATACGACGAGCATGGCATAAGGTCCTGCCACCTTTTGAAAAGCAGCTATATCTCTGGTAAGCAGCTCACACAGTATATGAAAAATCAAAAGCACATACAGGATGGTGGATCCCATCGCAAGGCGAGTATGCCATTTTGACAGTGTTGCATGTACATAGGGGGCATAGGGAAGCAGTACGGAAAATACCATACCGAGACAGCTGAGTAAAAGTACAAGCCAACCCAGCCTGTTGCGGTATTCAAGGGAAGCCATCCATTTTCTCGTATACACATAAAAGTATAAGGCAGCGCTGGCCGCCCATAGCATCAGATACCAGCGCATATGCAGTGCATTTCCCAGATGGGAAAGATTTTGTGAAAGTGGTTTGACAAACCACAGGGTATTGAGATTGATGATCCAGATCCCCGCAATGCATAATGTTTGATTTAGGCGCATGAACATTCTCCTTTACAGCAATCTATTATACCATTTGAAAAATGTGAAAAAATGTGAAATCATGAAATTTTTAGGAGTTTCATGATTTTTTTACGTATTTACTAGTGTAAAAAGCAAGTCGAGGTGATAAAAATGGATGCTATGTTAAAGCATATGGAGGTTCGTGATGATGGTTTTCTGGAGGTGGTGTTAAAGCGGACAAAGGATTTTGATGAGTATATCTTTCAACAGATTCATAAGGATGAGCGCTGTCTGCTCTGTGTGCGTGATCCCCGCAGCAAAACCAGGCTGTATTATGATACGAAGGGGTATCTGACATTGAAGGAGTATTTACAGGCGCATCTGTTTGCGGAAAGAGAGCTGTTGCCGTTTCTGCTGTATGTACTCGAGGATATGGTGCAGGTAAATGCCGGAAAGCCGGTATCCATGCGGCTGGAGCATGTATTTCTCAGCTATGATGGAGGTCTTTTGCGCTTTCTTGTATTTCCGCTGGTTGTGGACAACTGGCTGTTTCAAAAGGAGGAGCTGAAGCAGTTTTTAAAGGATTTACTGGATTGTGTCCGTGTAACACAGGATTTTGCGGCACTGGGATTTCTAGGTTATTGCCTGCGCAGCGAAGATCTGACGCTGCCTCAGGTTTTACAGGGGCTGCATGATTTGCAAGCTGCACAGGCTAAGCCTTTGGGATTATTGGAAAAGCTGTTTCATATCACAAGGGAAGAACCGTTTCAGGTACGCGATCTGCCCGCTCCCAAGACGATGGCTGTACCTTCCTTTGCAATCGCAGAGGAGAGTGGCGGCTATGCGGTACAAAAGAAATTGGAGAGTCCGACACAGGAGCTGCTTGCACAGGATTGCAGCTGTCTGGTGGATCTGAAGTCATGGAACAGCATACGTGTGGATAAGGCGCAGTTTACAATCGGGCGGGCAAAGGACAATGATCTGGTGCTGAGTGGGAAAACGATATCCCAGCATCACGCCTGTATCGAGGAGGGTGTGCTGAAGGACTGTGGCAGTGCCAATGGCACATATATCAACGGTGAAAGAATAACATCCCGTGAACTGAAGGATCAGGATGTTATACGGTTTGCGAATCTGCAGTTTCGCTGGCAGAAGGAGGAAATCGTATGAATCTGCGCTACCAGATCTGTGCCTGCCTGTATCAGGGAACGGCCTGTGAGGTGTTTCTGGTACGGGATATCGTCACATCACAGCTGTATGCATTGAAACGCATTGTACGGCATCATGCAGAATTTTCAGATGCTTATCTGCGGGCGGTATATCAAAGAGAGGCATGTATGCTGGGATGGCTGCAGCATGAGCGTATCCCGCACCTGATATCAGCATTTGAGGAGGAACAGTACCGCTGTATTCTGATGGAATATATTCCCGGTGTTTCCTTATCGCGTATACAGGGCTGCAGCAGCGAGCAAAAGCGTCTGCAGTGGTGCCTGCAGCTGGGAGAGCTTCTCCGGTATCTCCATGAGCAGCAGATTGTACATCTGGATATCAAGCCGTCCAATCTGCAGTACTGGAAGGGAAATGTCTATCTACTGGATTTTGCGACCAGCCGTTTTCTGCAGGAACAGGATGTCGCAGCCGCGGTGTCTCCCCGGCTATTCTCCCAAAGAGGCTGGTACGCTGAACTGTGATGAGCGAAGTGATATTTACAGCTTTGGAAGAACCTGCTATGTCCTGCGTCATGGACAGTTTCCTGCAGATGGTACATGCAGGGATGCATTGGATGCGTTGCTTCTGCACTGCTGTCAGGAAGAAAAGAATCAGCGCTTTAGCAGCATGCAGGCTGTTATGAAAGAGCTCGTAAGGCTATGCGAAGGATAAAGCTCTGTGTGTTGCAGGACAAGGGTATACAAACGATTCTGCTGATAAACCAGCGAAAGACGGTGCCTGTTTATCAGTATCGGGATGTTGCGGTGCAGGCAGTATGGAGAATAGGCGGATGGAGCTTTCATGTTACGCAGTCTGCTTCTCCTCTGTATCAGCTGCATAAGAAGGAAATAGAACCGGGCTTTCATTGCGTGATTGCACTAGAGGGGCAGCGGATACGCTTTTATGCAGAAGAACTGTGTGCAAACGCTCTGCGCTTTCATGGCTATGCCCTGGCGGGCATTGTGCATATCGGGCGCTCCTCCACACAGGAGCTGTGTCTGAAAAGTGCTGGAATATCTCTATGTCATGCGCTTTTACAAGCGAAGGATACGGAGTGGGAGCTGGTGGATCAGGCGAGCACCAATGGCTGCTATGTCAACGGGGAGCGCATTACAAGGCATACAGTAGTGCCGGGCGATGTCATTTATCTCGGGAATGTGATGCTGCTGATGGGAAAGGACAGTATCTTCGTTCCAGAGCAAATAGCGGATACAAGGCTTTCTGAAATTCCCTATTGCAAAGCTGTCATAGAGGAAAAGGAAGCAGGCACAGCCATATGCCTGACACCGGAGCCTGTGCAGAAATTAACGATGGAAATCGAGCTGCCTCTGGCCAAAGGCACACAGGAAAATCTTCCTGCAATCTTTGTACTGGGACCCTCCATTACCATGGGGCTTTCCTCCACCGCAATGGGGATGTTTTCCTTCTGGCTGGCAGCAGAGCGAAAGCAGGATTTGCTTTCTGTGGTGCCGACACTGCTCATGTCCCTCAGCATGGCGCTGGGAACAATCCTTTGGCCGCTGCTCTCCAAGCGTTATGAGCGAAAGCAGCAGCGCAGAAAGGAAGAAAAACGATGCTATGTGTACTCCTGCTATCTGCTGGAGGTGAAACAGCGTATTCAACAGGCAATGCAGGAGGAGACTGCATATTTACAGCACTGGTATCCGCCGGTTTCCAAGCTCTGTGTCGATTTTCTTGCTCAAAAGCCGTATCGTCTTCGCTGTGTGAATCATGCGGACTGGCTGCATGTGGTGCTGGGACAGGGCAGCTGTCCTGCAGGCATTGATCTGCAGATTCCTCATGTATCCTCCATGACGCAGGATATGCTACTGGATAAGCTGCACGGATTGCAGGCTGGTCAGTTCAGATTGGAAAATGTCCCCATCGTGGCAGATCTTCGCGAGTGTCAGTCTCTGTGTCTGGAGGGAGAACGATCCGTATGTATCGACACGCTGCTGAATATCCTGCTGCAGCTGGTCATACAGCAGCCGGAAAAGGAAACCCGTATCTGTATCGCTGCGGATAAAGCGCTGATTTCAAGGGAAAAGCTGTTCTGTCTGCCACACCTGTTTGTGGACAGGCAGCGACTGCTTGTATGGGATGAGACAAGCGCAGGCCGATGCAGGCGTCTTTTGGAAGCGGTGGTGGACGATGAAGGTATCAAGGATGTCATCGTTTGTATTCTGGAGCCGTGTCTTACCGGTTCTCTGCAGCTGCCTGCGCATGAAAAAATTCACCAACTGCGCTGGAGCGATACGCTGAACAACGCTGCTGATCTTCAGCTGCAGATAAACGGTGGCAGTGTGCGATGGCCGCAGCGTCATGCGGACTTCACAATCGATACATGCACAGCAAGGCAAAGACGTGCTGCCTTTGTTCAACGCTCAGCGTATCCAAAGGATAGTGCACGGGGTAAGAAAATGCTGAGCTTTCTAAAGCTGTTTCACTGTCACAGTGTTGAGGAGCTTCAGATAGCCTCCCGCTATCAGGGGAGTGATGCTGCGAAAAGTCTGCGCGTGATCATCGGACAAAGTGCAGACGGCGGTGAGCTGTATCTGGATGCGCATGAACACAGCCACGGACCGCATGGATTGCTTGCGGGAATGACCGGCTCCGGCAAAAGTGAATGTCTTCTAACCTATCTGCTGTCGCTGGCTGTTACGTTTTCCTGTCAGGATGTCAGCTTTCTGCTGATTGATTTCAAGGGGGGGACAATGGCCAATGCTCTGGCAAAGCTGCCGCATACCGCTGGTATCATTACGAATCTGGATAAGGGCATTCTGATGCGCTGTATGTGTGCAATAGAGGGCGAGCTTACCCGCAGACAGCAGCAGCTGGCGGATACAGGGAAGCGGTATGGAATCAGCAGTATGGATATCGATAAATACATGCAGCTCAGAAAGCAGCATCCCTCCCTTACGGCGATGCCCCACCTGTTTCTGGTAGCAGATGAGTTTGCCGAGCTGAAGCAGCTCTTTCCGGCGGTTCTTGATCATCTGCGTCAGTGTGCCAGAATCGGAAGAAGCCTGGGTATCCATCTGCTGCTGGCGACACAGAAGCCCTTCGGTGTTGTGGATGAACAGATTTGGAGCAATGCGCGCTTTCGTCTCTGTTTAAAGGTTGCCGATCGCAATGACAGTATGGATATGCTGAAAAAGGACTCCGCTGTCCATCTGCAGCATCCCGGTCAGCTGTTTTTACAGGTAGGACATGATGAGGTCTTTGTGCAGGGGCAAAGCGCCTGGACACAGGCACCCTATGATCCCTGCGGAAAGGAGGCATCGGATCTGTATCTTTCCTATTATGACAGTGACGGGAATATGCAGGATATCCCGATGGCAGGCGGTACGGTGGCAAAAACCGAGCTGGAGGCGGTTTGTGATGCACTGTGTGCTATCAGCACAGAGCGTGCCACTCCTTTGTGGATGCCGCCATTAAAGCCGGATCTGCAACAGGAGGAGCTTCCGGCTAAGGAAACTGCATTGACCCTTGGTTTGCTGGATGATCTTGCCCATCAGCAGCAGATTCCCTTTTCCATGTCCGTGTGGGACGGACGCAACCTCGCTGTGTGCGGCATGGTGGGGAGCGGGAAAAGCATGTTTGTGGAAACGCTGATTCAAAGCTGTCTTGTGAAGTCTGAGAACATACTCTATCTGTTTGATTTCGATAAGCCGCTGTTCATGAAATATGCGCAGTACCAGCAGGTTGCCGCTGTATTTCAAAGAGAGGATGCAGAGGGAATTCAAAGCTTTTTCAGCTTTATGAGGCGCATGATAAAACAGCGCAGAGCACAGAGAAGCGAACAGGGAATCCTTTGTATTCTTCATAATTATGAGGTGTTTCATGAACTGTATCAGGAGCTGGAGGAGGAACTGCTTTATCTGCTGCGCGAAGGAAAAAAATACGGCATTGTATGCTGTATCACAACGGCTGTTCTGCAGCAGATTCCCATGCGTATACAGGCCTGTCTGGAAGACTGGTATGCCCTGCAGTGTGCACAGCATGAGGATTACAGCTATCTCTTCTCCTGTGAACAAAGCTGTATTCCGCTGACACAGCCGGGCTGTGGTCTTATGAAATATAACGATACTCTCTGTATGTTTCAGATTGCCGTCTATCGCAAGGAGGCATGGATGAAGGCATCCCGTTCGCAAACACCGCCGGCTTATGCTGTTCCACGTATGCCGGCACATGTTTCCCATCCTCTTGCAATGCAATGTGACAGCAGCTTTTTGGGCAGGGAAATCAAAACGCAGGAGGAAATTTATACAGCCTATCCCACAGGGCGCTGTCTGTTTCTACTGGCTGCCTACCGTCTGAATGACAGCTTCATTTCCCTCTATCTGAAGCAGCTGGAAACAGGAGGCAGTGTCCATATATTCAGCCCGCATCCGCTTGCGAAACGAAAGCCGTCCTCCTTGGATACGCTTGATCGACTGCTGAAGCAGCCGCAAAAGCAATATATCGTATGGCATCAGCTGGATGAGCTGACTCTGGATGCAGCCTTCATGAAGAAACTGCTGGAGGCAGAGCAGCTGCATCATATTTTTATTGAAACCATACCCCATCTAAGTGCGTATTCCCTATGGGACTGGTATGCACCTGTATGGCTTGATGCCGCTGTTCTATGGATGGGAAAAGGATTTCAGGAGCATTCCTATACGTTAAAAAGGAATGTGCAGACAGATAAAATACTGAAAAGCAAGGAAGCGATTTACTGGGAGGAGGATTCATGCAGAATACTGCAGCTATGGGAGGTCGAGGAAAATGGATGAAAGAATACTGGTGGAGGTGTATGTACCAGCGGTGCTGCAGGGTATGGAGGTGCTGCTTCCCGCGCAGGCAAAACTGGGTGTTGTACACTGCTTTGTATCACGGTTACTGGAGACTGCCTGGCATTTGGAAAAGGGCAGTCTAAAGGATGCTATATGGTATCTGGAGCAGCAGGACAGCATGCCGGATTTCGCATTGTGTGTTAAGGATGCCGGCATTCGCAACGCAGAACGCATCATCATCTTATAGGAGGAATGAAATGAGTATAAAAATACAAGTGGATCCTGCCAGACTGGACAGTGCGGCAGGACAGATTGAGCAGCAGACCCTGTCCTACGAAAAGAATTACCGCCGTTTATTTCAGGAAGTGGCGGCGATGGGCAGCGGCTGGCAGGGAAAGGATAATCAGGCCTTTGTATCACAGATTCAGGGGTTTGAAAAAGATTTTCAGCAGATGGCGGCACTCATGCGCGAGTATGCGGCTTTTCTCAAGCTGAGTGCCAAGACCTATCGACAGACACAGGATGAACGAGCACAGATGGCTCGCCGTCTGGTCAATTAGGAGGTGTATCATGGATCAGCTACAAATTACACTGGCACAGGTAACTCAGACAGCTGCCAGTATCCGTTCACAGAATCAACAGCTGAATTCCTGTCTGCAGGAAATCGGTACTTCAATGAATCAGCTTGCTGCCTATTGGCAGTCTCCGGCTTCAGAAAAAATAAGATCCCGCTTTCACGGAATGCTGCCGGTTTTTGACAATTATCGGTCAATTGTCGAATCCTATGCAAAATTCCTTGATCAGACGGTATCTACCTATCAAAGCATGGAGGCACAGCTGAATGCCAGTGCCGAAGGCTTCTAGGATTCTTATCCAGACCATGGCAAACGGCTACTTGCAGCAGCTGTATGCATTGCAGACACAGCTGCGCCAGCAAACCGTCATGCTGCCAAGTGCAGCACAGGGCGCAGAGCTTCCCCTGCTGCAGCGACAGTATCGCAATATCCTGCATAATGTGCAGGAACAGATTCGGATATGTGAGGGTCTGCGTATGCTGTAGGCAATAGCCGAATGATAAAGATACATACCGGAAAACTGCTGCAGCTTCAGCAAAGCACACAGCAAACCTGGAAACAAAGCAGCCGCCTGAGTGCCTCTGTTTACCAGCTCCAGAATATTCTGGGACAAAAAACGCAGCTAAACCGTTTATCTGTCCTGCAGCGACAGCTGTCTGCTCAGCTGTATCAGCTGCAAGCCTTTTTCCATGAATCACA
This region includes:
- a CDS encoding WXG100 family type VII secretion target, which gives rise to MSIKIQVDPARLDSAAGQIEQQTLSYEKNYRRLFQEVAAMGSGWQGKDNQAFVSQIQGFEKDFQQMAALMREYAAFLKLSAKTYRQTQDERAQMARRLVN
- a CDS encoding protein kinase — its product is MNLRYQICACLYQGTACEVFLVRDIVTSQLYALKRIVRHHAEFSDAYLRAVYQREACMLGWLQHERIPHLISAFEEEQYRCILMEYIPGVSLSRIQGCSSEQKRLQWCLQLGELLRYLHEQQIVHLDIKPSNLQYWKGNVYLLDFATSRFLQEQDVAAAVSPRLFSQRGWYAEL
- a CDS encoding type VII secretion protein; this translates as MDQLQITLAQVTQTAASIRSQNQQLNSCLQEIGTSMNQLAAYWQSPASEKIRSRFHGMLPVFDNYRSIVESYAKFLDQTVSTYQSMEAQLNASAEGF
- a CDS encoding 6-phospho-beta-glucosidase, encoding MKKDLVKIVTIGGGSSYTPELVEGFIRRYDELPVGELWLVDIEEGREKLEIVGALAQRMVKKAGLPMKVILSYDRREALKDADFVTTQMRIGRLPARVLDERIPLSHGMIGQETNGAGGMFKAFRTIPVILDIVKDMQELCPNAWMINFTNPAGMVTEAVLRYTDFKKVIGLCNVPVNMVAGIANILGVEEHRVTMQLQGVNHHIFATDVFLDGMSVMDEVVERYANVKPEDVLAMKNFISLPYSPAFIRGLHAIPCPYHNYYFFTKEQLEEEQEQFAKGNVRGEVVSRVEEELFELYKDEQLDVKPKQLEMRGGAKYSDAACNLIASIYTDKRDIQYVDVQNNGCISDLPDDSAVEVACMITADGPKPLATGEMKPTISGTIHMIKAFERMVVEAAVTGNRDLAVTALNMNPLCPSDHLANIVVDELIEAHKEYLPQFRGK
- a CDS encoding FHA domain-containing protein codes for the protein MDAMLKHMEVRDDGFLEVVLKRTKDFDEYIFQQIHKDERCLLCVRDPRSKTRLYYDTKGYLTLKEYLQAHLFAERELLPFLLYVLEDMVQVNAGKPVSMRLEHVFLSYDGGLLRFLVFPLVVDNWLFQKEELKQFLKDLLDCVRVTQDFAALGFLGYCLRSEDLTLPQVLQGLHDLQAAQAKPLGLLEKLFHITREEPFQVRDLPAPKTMAVPSFAIAEESGGYAVQKKLESPTQELLAQDCSCLVDLKSWNSIRVDKAQFTIGRAKDNDLVLSGKTISQHHACIEEGVLKDCGSANGTYINGERITSRELKDQDVIRFANLQFRWQKEEIV
- a CDS encoding FHA domain-containing protein codes for the protein MLQDKGIQTILLINQRKTVPVYQYRDVAVQAVWRIGGWSFHVTQSASPLYQLHKKEIEPGFHCVIALEGQRIRFYAEELCANALRFHGYALAGIVHIGRSSTQELCLKSAGISLCHALLQAKDTEWELVDQASTNGCYVNGERITRHTVVPGDVIYLGNVMLLMGKDSIFVPEQIADTRLSEIPYCKAVIEEKEAGTAICLTPEPVQKLTMEIELPLAKGTQENLPAIFVLGPSITMGLSSTAMGMFSFWLAAERKQDLLSVVPTLLMSLSMALGTILWPLLSKRYERKQQRRKEEKRCYVYSCYLLEVKQRIQQAMQEETAYLQHWYPPVSKLCVDFLAQKPYRLRCVNHADWLHVVLGQGSCPAGIDLQIPHVSSMTQDMLLDKLHGLQAGQFRLENVPIVADLRECQSLCLEGERSVCIDTLLNILLQLVIQQPEKETRICIAADKALISREKLFCLPHLFVDRQRLLVWDETSAGRCRRLLEAVVDDEGIKDVIVCILEPCLTGSLQLPAHEKIHQLRWSDTLNNAADLQLQINGGSVRWPQRHADFTIDTCTARQRRAAFVQRSAYPKDSARGKKMLSFLKLFHCHSVEELQIASRYQGSDAAKSLRVIIGQSADGGELYLDAHEHSHGPHGLLAGMTGSGKSECLLTYLLSLAVTFSCQDVSFLLIDFKGGTMANALAKLPHTAGIITNLDKGILMRCMCAIEGELTRRQQQLADTGKRYGISSMDIDKYMQLRKQHPSLTAMPHLFLVADEFAELKQLFPAVLDHLRQCARIGRSLGIHLLLATQKPFGVVDEQIWSNARFRLCLKVADRNDSMDMLKKDSAVHLQHPGQLFLQVGHDEVFVQGQSAWTQAPYDPCGKEASDLYLSYYDSDGNMQDIPMAGGTVAKTELEAVCDALCAISTERATPLWMPPLKPDLQQEELPAKETALTLGLLDDLAHQQQIPFSMSVWDGRNLAVCGMVGSGKSMFVETLIQSCLVKSENILYLFDFDKPLFMKYAQYQQVAAVFQREDAEGIQSFFSFMRRMIKQRRAQRSEQGILCILHNYEVFHELYQELEEELLYLLREGKKYGIVCCITTAVLQQIPMRIQACLEDWYALQCAQHEDYSYLFSCEQSCIPLTQPGCGLMKYNDTLCMFQIAVYRKEAWMKASRSQTPPAYAVPRMPAHVSHPLAMQCDSSFLGREIKTQEEIYTAYPTGRCLFLLAAYRLNDSFISLYLKQLETGGSVHIFSPHPLAKRKPSSLDTLDRLLKQPQKQYIVWHQLDELTLDAAFMKKLLEAEQLHHIFIETIPHLSAYSLWDWYAPVWLDAAVLWMGKGFQEHSYTLKRNVQTDKILKSKEAIYWEEDSCRILQLWEVEENG